CCGTCAAGGCGACAGTCACAAGGCTTGCACTGATGTGGAATACGTCGAATTTCACGCTGTCTGCTTCCAGTCGTTCCGGACGGCGGGGCTGCCTCGGAGGTCCCTGGGACAGCCCCGCCGTCCTCACGGCGCGTCCCCCCAGCCGGCCAACCGCCGGGGGCCTTCCTGTGGACCGAGAAGGGGTCGGAACATGCGACGGCCCCGGGCGCGGGTGCGGTCCGGGGCCGTGCTGGGTCTCACGGAGCGAGGCGCGTCCGGCGCGGATCACTCTGCGAGGTCGGGCGTCCGGTGCCGACGCGAAGCCGGCACCGGGGGAGCCGTCAGTTACCGGCGGTCTTCTTCTTGCGGAGGAAGAACACCGCGCCGCCGCCGATCACGACGAGCGCGGCGGCGATGCCGGCGATCATCGGGGTGGCGTTGGAGCTGCCGGTCTCGGCGAGGTCGCCGCCGCCGGTGGTGCCGGTGGTGCCGCCCGTGGTGTCACCGGTGGTGGTGCCCGGGGTCGACGGGGACGTCGACGGGGTGGGCTCCGTCGAGGGCTCGGTGGACGGCTCGGTGGAGGGGGTCTCCGAGGGCTGCGGGCCCGGGGTGGCCGTCTTGCAGTCGAGGACGCCTTCGAAGGTCTTCTTGAAGCCGTTCGGACCGGTGATCGTGAAGTCGTACGCCTCGTCCTCGGCGAGCGGGACCGCCACGGTCTTCGTCTCACCCGGGGCGATCGTGTGCGAGGTGCCCTTCAGGTCGAAGGTCCAGGGCTCGTCGCCCGCGTTGGAGGCGACGACCTCCAGGCCGCCCTTGGCGCAGTCCTTCGCGACCGTGACGGCCGGGACGGCACCCGTCTTCGCCCAGCTCGCGGTCGCCTTGGCGGTGACGGTGGAGTTGGTGGAGTCGGCCAGGATCAGGGTCTGCGAGGGGCCGTCGATGGAGACGAAGGCGCGGCCGCGCGGGACCGTGGTGGTGGACTCGGCCTTCAGCTCGGCGGCGCCGTCGGGGGTACCGGCGGGGACGTCGAAGTAGACCTGGTCGCCGTTCTTGGCCTTGGTGACGAGGTTGCCGGTGCCGTCGACGATCTTGACGCCCTCAGGGGCGCCCGGGGCGACCGAGATCGTGGGCTCGTCGTTGGTGGAGTTGGTGGAGACGGTGATCGGGCCGATGCGCCCGCCGGCCTTGCCGGCGACGGAGGACGGGGACAGGCTCAGGGAGGCCGTCGGCTCCTCGAGGTCGACCACGTTCGCGACCAGGTAGTCGGTCAGCTTCTTGGCGTCCTGCTCCACCGGCGTCGCCGTGACACCGTCGGAGAAGGCCCAGATCGCGGCCTGCGTACCCGCCGCGGCCTCGTCCTTGGAGAGGTCGACACCGAGCTTCTGGCCGAGCGCCTCGACGGAGAACTTCGGGTAGGCGTTCTCGAGGATCCAGAGGATCTTGCCCGCGTTCTCGTTGTTGTGCAGGGACGACTCGCTCCAGCCCACCTCCTTGTAGCGGTACTCGTGCCGCGCCTCGGTGTGGAAGTCGATGCAGTAGGTCGAGAGGGTTCCCCCACCCTCGACCTCCATCGTGAAGAGGCCGCCACCGACCGGGTTCGGCCGCTCCGTGCCGTCCTTCTCGACGATCTTGACGTCGCCACCCTCGACGATGGTGCCGAGCTTCGCCGTCGCGCCACCCGTACCCGGGGCGTCGTCGGCGGCCAGGGCAGGAGCGGCGGTCGCTATCGCTCCGGCCGCGACGAGGCCGGAGACCAGGGTCGCGGCGGCCAGACGGGCAGCGCCACGCCCACGAACTGAATACATTGCATTCCCCTCCGGGCGCGTCACTCCGCGAACACGGTTGATTCGCGTGGGGGGAGCGCACGCCAGCAGACTCACGGACTCGATGGGCTCATGTGCCACATGAGTACTCGGGAATCCTAGGGACGTGGAACCCCCGGGTGCCCGGCCATACGTTCAGATAACCATTCCGTCTCGGAATCGTTATCCCCACGGCGAGTTGGTCGACAAATCCCCACGACACATGGTCAGGGAACGGTCACCAGGCGCTGCGTGGCCTCCGTCCAGGGGTCCTGATCCGACTCCTGCCCGAGGGTCGGTTCCGACTCCGGCCGGGTCCCCGGCTCCGTCCTGGCCGCGCGCCGGAAGGCCGCCGTACCCCGCGTCAGATCGTGGCCCACGGCCAGCGCGTCGACGTCCACGAAGGTCTTGCGCTGACCGTCGCGCTCGTCCTCCCGCACCCTCAGCCGCCCGTGCACCACGAGCGGTTCACCCACGGAGACCGAGGCCGCGAGGTTGGCCCCCAGCGACCGCCAGGCCGACACCGTATAGAAGCTGGTGTTCCCGTCGGACCAGAGCCCCCGCTCCCGGTCCCAGCGGCGCGCGGTCACCGCGAAACGGAACCGGGCCACCCCGCCGGCCGCCGTGTCCCGGTACTCCACCGCCGTCGCCACGTTGCCGACGAGCGTCACGGTCGTGTCGTTCATGGTCCCGCCCCCACCTGTGCGTTGTTCTCGGTAGGCACCAGGGTGGGGGCGGTCGGGGAGATCCCGCAGTCGCCTGTGGGCGACCCGAGGGGTGGGGACAACTCCCTCACCCGGAAGGGGGAAACGCGTCGGGAGACGGGCCCTGGGAGGAGCTGAGGCGAGCCCGGGTCACGACGGGCAGCGCCGCCGACACCCCTCCCCCGACGCCTCCCCCCGCTACCTCCCCCGCACCCCTGCCCTCGTCGCCCCCATCCGCGTCGTACCGAAGCGGCCGCCGCCGCCGACGACGCGGGCCGAGGGGCGGGTGCCCACCACCGTCGCGTACTGCTCGCGCACCTCCCGGTAGCGCATCAACTCCGCCGACACCGGGTCGAGCACCCGGGCCCGGCCGCAGGCGGCGGCCGCCTCCCGCAGGCGGCGCTCGGCCTCCTGTCCGTACCGCCGGGCCGGGCCCTTCACGGCGCCCTCGCAGGCCCATTCGACGAACGGCCCGCCGACGATGCCGCCGATCATCACGAGGACCGGCGGGAGCAGACCGGGCTGTACGACGCCGACGATCTGGCCCACCAGCCACAGCGCGCCGAAGAGCTGCAGGAGCGTCATCACCACCTGGGCGAGGACGGCGGCGGGCCACCAGGCGGGGCGCGGCGGCCGGGCGGCCGGGTCACCCATGCTCGCCGTCAGCTCGTCCAGGGCCTCCGGCAACCCGTCGGCCCCGCGCGCCGCGGCCTCGCGTACCGCCTGCGCCCAAGAGGTGGGGAGCCCTCGCGAGGCCTCGTCGGCGACGATCCTGACGGCCTGCTCGACGCGCTGGCGGGCCGTCAGTTCGTCCTCGGCGGGGGAGGCGAGGCGCGGGTCGGTGGAACCGTGCGCGCGCAGCCGCTCGTACCAGCGGTAGAGCCGCAGCCAGGGCGTACCGCAGGCGCGGATGGCTCCCCGGCGCCAGACGCGTTCGGCGGCCTCCCCGGCGGCATGGGCGCCGACGGCGATCGCGAGCCGGTCCGCGAAGTCCTCCCGGGCGCGCTCGTCGAGGCCGGAACGGCCGTCGGCGAGGTACGCCGGGCGCAGCCGGACGGCGGCGGCGTCGATGTCGGCGGCGAGCCTGCGTTCGGGCGCGGTCCGTTCCTGGACGAACCGGCCGACGAGTTCGCGGAGTTCGGGAACCCCTTCGCCGCTGAGCGCGGAGACGGCGAGGACGGTGGCGCCGGGCTCGCCGTGTTCGCCGAGGGCCACGCCGTCCTCGTCGAGGAGGCGGCGCAGGTCGTCGAGGACGAGGTCGGCGGCGTCGGTGCCGAGCCGGTCGATCTGGTTGAGGACGACGAAGGTGACCTCGGCGTGGCCGGCGAGCGGGCGGAGGTAGCGCTCGTGGAGGGCGGCGTCCGCGTACTTCTCGGGGTCGACGACCCAGATGACGGCGTCGACGAGGCCGAGGACGCGGTCGACCTGGTCGCGGTGGGCGGTGACCGCCGAGTCGTGGTCGGGCAGGTCGATGAGGACGAGGCCCTGGAGGTCGGCGTCGGCGGCGCCGCCGGCGAGGGGGCGGCGGCGCAGTCGGCTGGGGACGGCGAGCCGGTCGAGCAGGCCGGCGGCGCCCTCGGACCAGCTGAGCGCGATGGGCGCGGAGGTGGTGGGGCGGCGCAGCCCGGTCTCGGAGACGGGGACGCCGGCGAGGGCGTTGAAGAGGGTGGACTTGCCGCTGCCGGTGGCGCCGGCGAGGGCGATCACGGTGTGCCGGGAGGAGAGCCGCTGGCGGGCGGCCGCCTCGTCGAGGACGCGACCCGCCTCGGCGAGGGCCGCGCTCTCGACACGCGTA
Above is a genomic segment from Streptomyces sp. NBC_00094 containing:
- a CDS encoding Cys-Gln thioester bond-forming surface protein, which translates into the protein MYSVRGRGAARLAAATLVSGLVAAGAIATAAPALAADDAPGTGGATAKLGTIVEGGDVKIVEKDGTERPNPVGGGLFTMEVEGGGTLSTYCIDFHTEARHEYRYKEVGWSESSLHNNENAGKILWILENAYPKFSVEALGQKLGVDLSKDEAAAGTQAAIWAFSDGVTATPVEQDAKKLTDYLVANVVDLEEPTASLSLSPSSVAGKAGGRIGPITVSTNSTNDEPTISVAPGAPEGVKIVDGTGNLVTKAKNGDQVYFDVPAGTPDGAAELKAESTTTVPRGRAFVSIDGPSQTLILADSTNSTVTAKATASWAKTGAVPAVTVAKDCAKGGLEVVASNAGDEPWTFDLKGTSHTIAPGETKTVAVPLAEDEAYDFTITGPNGFKKTFEGVLDCKTATPGPQPSETPSTEPSTEPSTEPTPSTSPSTPGTTTGDTTGGTTGTTGGGDLAETGSSNATPMIAGIAAALVVIGGGAVFFLRKKKTAGN
- a CDS encoding single-stranded DNA-binding protein, which codes for MNDTTVTLVGNVATAVEYRDTAAGGVARFRFAVTARRWDRERGLWSDGNTSFYTVSAWRSLGANLAASVSVGEPLVVHGRLRVREDERDGQRKTFVDVDALAVGHDLTRGTAAFRRAARTEPGTRPESEPTLGQESDQDPWTEATQRLVTVP
- a CDS encoding GTPase produces the protein MVDDTRGSGSGSGSGSGRGRERGRERWDDGLIARRAGERAPDVVADGEREAPEEDTLPPLGGNYGGPLRTRLDALHELVGLSRTRVESAALAEAGRVLDEAAARQRLSSRHTVIALAGATGSGKSTLFNALAGVPVSETGLRRPTTSAPIALSWSEGAAGLLDRLAVPSRLRRRPLAGGAADADLQGLVLIDLPDHDSAVTAHRDQVDRVLGLVDAVIWVVDPEKYADAALHERYLRPLAGHAEVTFVVLNQIDRLGTDAADLVLDDLRRLLDEDGVALGEHGEPGATVLAVSALSGEGVPELRELVGRFVQERTAPERRLAADIDAAAVRLRPAYLADGRSGLDERAREDFADRLAIAVGAHAAGEAAERVWRRGAIRACGTPWLRLYRWYERLRAHGSTDPRLASPAEDELTARQRVEQAVRIVADEASRGLPTSWAQAVREAAARGADGLPEALDELTASMGDPAARPPRPAWWPAAVLAQVVMTLLQLFGALWLVGQIVGVVQPGLLPPVLVMIGGIVGGPFVEWACEGAVKGPARRYGQEAERRLREAAAACGRARVLDPVSAELMRYREVREQYATVVGTRPSARVVGGGGRFGTTRMGATRAGVRGR